DNA sequence from the Nicotiana tomentosiformis chromosome 3, ASM39032v3, whole genome shotgun sequence genome:
ttGAGCCAAAAATGACAGAAAAACATTCTGATTAAGAAACAAATACCAATCAGTGATTTGTTCTTTTTACACAAATGAAATAATATCTCACGTTGTCCGTTTACGGCATTTAACATATTGCTTTCGAAGTTGCAATAATTAGTAATATTATGATGTTTCTTTTCCTAAATCATCAGTAACATCATCACCACTGTCTTCTTCATCTGTGTACTTAGAGTCACTGCTGCAATCATCATCGTAGTCCACACTTTCTTCTCTCTCCTCATCTTCGCTAACTGTCTCTTGAACTGTTGAATGATCTCCTTCATTCTCGACGTTGTCTCTTCTCACAGCAGCTATTTCATCATCGTCTCCCCGCCTTCTATAATTAACTAATTCTTTATCCATATTGGCTTTCCTTGGACTCATCAAAACCAACTCAGCCAGCCTTCTCCTAGCTAAATACAGATCATTTGGCTCAATCAACTCTCCCTTCCTATAAGCCTCCCTGAGAAACACCGTATGCAATTTCCCCTGATTTCCCCTTGTCGAGATATAAAATATTCCCTGATGCTGAAGGAGAAAGTCCTTCAGCTTCTTCGGCAAATCCATCGCCAACCTAAAATGCGCGATTCTCTCCAAAGTAATCTTCTTTTCAACCGTCAATGACAGCAACTCATGGATAGTGGCCACTGCTCTCTTCTCCATCCTCTTCTGTGCCTCGAGCGACCTCAAATCATAACCCGAGATATCCTCATAAGGCGACCAATAAGGCAGCCTTTGCCATTTCCAAACAGCAATCTTATAATACTTCCCAATCTTGAAACCTGGTGGGAAATTCACCCTAAAATAAAACCTCACATTCTCTTCTTCACCACCCTTTTCTCTATACTCTTTCTCCCTAACTCTCTCCACGGCACAAACAGCTAACATCGGGTCTTTCTCTACAACCTCAATGTACTTGTTCCTAGTCTCTTTAGCATCAAACAATCTAAAATACATAGGATACTTCAAAACAACAGAAAACTCAAAATCATCAGGTAAACCAAATTCTTTCCTTGCAATCCTAACATGTTCTAGCCTTAATCTCCCCGTATTAGAAAGCATTAGAAGCTTTCTTAAACGGGTTACAGCTTCAGGTAATTGAGCTAAAAGAGCTAATTTTTCTTGCTCAATTTGAAGCAGTGCTTTATGGGTGAGCCTGCAATAAAGTATTCTCTGAACTGGGTGTTCGAAAACCTCAAAAACATGAGGGAATTTGAGAATAAACTTGCCTGCTTCGTATTGTTTGAACCCGAAACGGCGAGCGAGCATGTCAAGGCGAGAAATAGGGATCATTGAATTTGTCTGAGTGAGGAGCTGTTCTTGGAATTTCATGACTTTGcggatttttttttcaatttccatGTAATCGTCGTAGCCGTGGTCGCGAACGCGCTGTTGGTTTCTGGGTATGGAAGTTGACTGCGACATTTGTTTAGTGGATTGTAAGAAAAGTGGTGGGATCCATGTGAGGgaattgaagggtttggatttgGATTGTAAGAGCTTTGTAGAAATTTTAAGGAAAATGTGCATTTTGATAAAGTTTTTGAatttagggtttaggggttttACAGGGAAGATTTGCAGCAGGAACAAGAGCGGGagttctttttccttatgtagGGTGCAATGTGGATTGATCGAAAACATATAGGGTAATTTTAGTAATTATAGAAATATTTCTGGAGGAAATTGCAATTTTTCACGGTCAAACTGTAACAAGTTTAACTAGGAATAATTGATTACAATACTATTTTGTATCTTTAACTTTGCTGGAAAAGATTGGAATACTTTACGTTCTGGATATAAATTGTGTTAGTGTATCTAACGTGAACTATATGCCGCGGCGGAAGTAGAATTTCTATTaaagaaattcaaaaaataaaaaaagtaaacgCACAAAAAATTTAaagtaatttaatatttaatatatatataagatttaaCATCATATATACGGTGTAAATTTCGAGCGAATGGATTAAACTAAACCCCTTTCTCCATTCTAATAGAATAAACGTGTAAGATCATGCCACGATTTCGAATTCTACTTCAAGATATTAAATTGAAGAGctactctttttttttaattgtgaATAGAAATGGCTATGGATGAAGTAAACGAAGGTAGTTTGGTAGCAAAACGTGTGTTCGATAATATTTGGTTTGATGATAACGAAAAGGGCAATGAATTACAACTTTTTCGCCTATTAATTATTGGATGAGAGCGGCTAGAGTCGTtttcaaaataatatattttttaaagaaaatttctcAATAGAGACACATGGCGTATGGTTCAACTTCAAcacatatttttttattattatattttcacatTGTCATATTTTTACTAAGAAACAAAAAGCAACTCATGAACCTATGTCTTGCTTGTATTTCTCTTTAAATTTTGTTAATTATGTTATAAAATAACGAcaataaagtaaagacaagtatagagaaactgatatattgtttaacttttaaacttatattcataatgaactgaaaacttctctatttatagaagaaatgaagcagatgtgaggcttttcaggaagcaactgcaaggcttttctttagctgcttgtaagatgtctacatgagctgcttgcaacctgcctgtttaataagaagctgttgtaaatcatttcattgagttgcttgcaacctgcctgcatcagctgcttgtagataaacttcaatacagtactaaatggataattttcttcaggaagattatctatagcggagtaatgaatggacattcacaatataatattttcataacactcctccttagatgttcattaaaagataatgtgcctcgttaaaaccttattaggaaaaatcAAGTGGGAAacatcctagtgaaggaaaacgagaacacatatttagtaatacacatttttagatgcctcattaaaaaccttacaggAAAAATCCTATGGAAAAAagcttagtaaggaaaaaagagtacgacgcgtatttcactccccctgatgaaaaccttgtttcaaatatttgagtctccgcattccaatcttgtataacatcttctcaaaagttggagttggtaaagatttagtgaacaaatctgatggattgtcacttgaacggatttgttgcacatcgatgtcaccatttttctgaagaacatgtgtgtagaataattttggtgaaatgttcttcgttctatctccttttataaatccttcctctaattgggctatgcatgaaACAtcgtcttcgtataaaattgtggatcctttatcacattccaaaccacatttttattgaataaaatgaatcactgatctcagccatacgcattccctacttgcttcatgaatagctattatctcgtcatgatttgaagaagtagcaacaattgatTGCTTTGTAGagtgccatgatatgacagtacctccacatgtaaacacgtacctaATTTGAGATTGAGATTTATGGGATGAGATAAATAagttgcatctgcataaccaataagatctgcactacctttgttaatataaaacaaactcatatcaagagttccctttaaatatcgcaaaatatgtttaatcccattccaatgtctcagtataagagaagagctatatctttctAGTAAATTAGCAGATAATGtgatgtcaggccttgtagcattagcaagatacataggtgcaccaattgcactgagatagggtgttccaggaccaaggagttcctcatcctcttctggaggtcggaacgagtccttattcacttcaagtgatcgagcaactattggtgtactcaatgggtgcactttgtccatgtaacagcgttttaagaccctttctgtataagcagattgatgcataaagatctcgtctgctaaatgttcaatttgcagtccaagacaaagttttgtctttccaggatctttcatctcaaattatttcttaagatattcaattgccttttggagctcttctagagTTCCAACAATACAAGacttatgtcatcaacataaacaacaagtataacaaattctagtgccattttctttataaaaatacatggacaaataacatcatttatgtaatcctctttcaacaaatattcaccaaggcgattatatcacatgcacccaaattgctttaaaccgtacaaagatctttgtaatctgattgaatacatttttcgagattttgaatttgcttcaggcattttaaatccttcaggtattttcatgtaaatctcattattaagtaacccgtacagataagttgtATCCATCATatatatttcaagcctttcacgtaaagctaaactgatgagatatcgaaatgttatggcatccataacgggtgaatatgtttcttcataatagACTTCACAttgttgtgagaatccttgtgcgacaaggtgagccttgtatctttcaacttcatttttgtcatttctttttcgcacaaaaatccatttatgaccaactgattttataccagcatgtgtttggactactggtccaaagatctctcttttagcaagtgcgttcaattctgattgaattgcccatTGCcgttttggccaatcagatctttgtcgacattattcggcagatcggggttcaaaatcctcactatcttccATAATGTTAAGTGTAATattataagcaaaaatattatccaccactatttcagatcgatttaaattaatcccatcaccaatagaacttattaaaagatcttcgctcacttgagtctcgggttcagtgATTTCTTCGGGAATCCCAGAACTAATCAGATTTTGGGTCTCTTCAGGAAATCCTTTTATagtatcgttttgatcatttgtcgattttctttttcgagaATTTCGATCCTTAAAACCCAAAgacctaccacgcttcaggcgtgctttaggttcactagttctCATGCTAGTAAATGGTCCTACTAGGACATCAATTCGTATAGgtacattctctgcagggatatgtgacttagttatccttttcaaatcagtaaacgcgTATGACATTTGATTTGTTATATTTTATAAacggatgatcttctggacctcctgattacatataagggtacgtggatcaaaatgagataatgatgaaactttccacgtaatttctcttttgatttcctttttctctccccctaattgtgggaaatttgtttcatcaaaccgacaatctgcaaatcgagcagtaaataaatctcccgtcaatggttcaagatagtgAATAATAGAGGTttttcaaacccaacatatatttaTAACCTTCTTTACGGGCCCATCTTACTGTGATGTGGTGGTGCTACTAGCACATTTACAGCACATTCAAAAATTCGTAGATGAGCAATATTtgattcatgaccaaaaactaattgtgacgaagaatatttattataatgtgtcagTTTGAGACGGATAAGCGatgttgcatgcaagatagcatggccccaaatattagtgggcaattttgttttcataagtattggtcttgctatcaattgcagacgtttaataaatgactctacaaggccattttgagtatgaacataagttaCAGGATATTTAACTTTTATCtcaactgatagacaataatcatcaaaagcttgatatgagaattctccagcattatcaaggcgaatagcctttataggataatctgggaattatgcccttaatcgaattatttgggctaatagctttgcaaatgccaggttgcgagatgatagtaggcacacatgagaccagcatctattaggaccataaaatatctaaaaaaacccacttggtgggtgaataggtccacatatatccccatgtatacattctaaaaaggcaggggattcaatgccaaccttcattggtgatggtatagtaatcattttgccttgataacaagtatCACAAGAAAaatcattatttgtaagaatcttcaggttctttaatggatgcccaatcgaattttcagtaattcgtctcatcattattgatccaggatagCCCAAAcagccatgccaaagcacaaaaatatttgaatcagtaaacttctagtTTACGATAGAgcgtgcttcaactgtactaatctttgaatagtataagccagaagataaagttggtaacttttgtACAATACACTTCTGGCCCTAAACAttatttgtaatacaaagatatttcatattcatttcatctattgtctcaacatgatacccattttggcggatatatataaaactcaacaagtttcttcggaacttggaggagaataatgcattgtctattataagttttgttcccttaaaCAGAAATATAGTAGCTCtttcggagccttcaatcaaacttatattaacAGAAATTATAGAAACATTTGCCTTTTTCccatgcaaataagaaaagtatttctgatctttgaatatggcatgagttgttccactatcaattacacaaatatcttcatgattggtctttgatccaaacataagttgaggattatccatattcttcaaaatgacataaacaaaataaatatgatagtaaacatcattagcaaagcataacttttatttatgtacaataattacataactatactttctactacaaacaacaaaaaataaaatatttatatttctacagatttatcaccgatcacatgacttgtttctccttctgggagtgcaaagtaatcagctacattcaaatgcatgaagtctaaattatcttcaaaaatgaaatttgcttcaacatttttctatgtcttcttcagggaggcttgataaagctcaaccaggtgctttggtgTACAAcaggtacgtgaccagtgcccttttccgccacatctatagcatgcattttctgcatttgttgcttgcaccgcttcatgcttttgttccttccttttccactgccgGTGGTGAGGAGGGTTTTTGGTGCATTATTGTTATCATGATTAAAGTTTCTTCCCCaaccacggccatgaccatgaCTAGGGCCAtgacctcttccacgcttagcttggtggaagttcgtctcattcactttagggaatggacaagaatcAGTAGGTCGgatttcatggtttttcattaatagcccattatgttgcttggtggaagttcgtctcattcacttcagggaatgaaaagtggtgaaagttttctctaacatatcatgatcagtaatattatcaccacacaattttaattgaaaaataattttgaacatagtagaattatactcactgatagatttaaaatcttgtagccttagaacAGCCCagtcataacgtgcctgtggaagaacgaccatcttcatgtggtcatatctatctttcaaattatttcacAATATGAttggatctttaatagtgagatattccattttcatgCCTTCATCAACGTGCTGGTGTAGGAATATCATtactttggcacggtcttggtttgatgcttgatttttgttcgtgatggtgtctgccagacccatcgcatcaagatgaatttcagcatcaagcacccaagatatatagcttttgcccgatatatccagggctacaaattcaattttagaaagatttgacattatttagaaaaagaaagttcgtacatctgatacttttaaagtattttctcgagatggcagagtatcatgctgataacgtgttataaaataaagactgtaaagtaaagacaagtatagagagaaactgatatattattctaCTTTCAAACTTAtattcataatgaactgaaaactcctctatttatagaataaAGGAAGcatctgcgaggcttttcaggaagtagctgcaaggcttttctttagctgtttgtaagttgtctgcatgagctgcttgcaacatgcctgtttaataagacgctgctgcaaattatttcattgggttgcttgcaacctgcctgcatcagctgcttgtagataaacttcaacagagtactaaatagataatctttttcaggaagattatctatagcggagtaataaatggatatccacaatataatattttcataacaaatTATAATATTTAGTTCGTTTGATCAAAAAAATAGGATGAATAATAGATGACACTTGTCGGACATGTATTTTCTCCCATTACATATAATTCTTATATATAATTCATACAAGTTAAGTATAACTAACTATATGTTCTTGTTGCTTTGACTATTCATATCTTATTTGTATGGAATTTCTTTTTAAAAGGGTAACTCGCGGCAGCTATAACCTCTGTCAGAGCCTCAGCCCTTCGAGTGAGCACTCTGTGATGTGCACTGGGTAAATCTTTTCGTGTGTAATAGTGTGCAAACCACAAAGAATATTGGGACCCATAGACAAAGAACATGAGAGAGGGAATTGTAAAGTCGGCACACGTTTCCTTTGTGCATTATAATATGCACAAGCCAAGTCATAGATTAGGAGTCACTGTAGTCAGCGTCTTAGAGGGTGTTCGATTGACTTTTAAACTAGTTAAATCagctttgaatttttttttattgtttaataAAGTTAAAAAGTATTTAAAATAAGTtaaaaaatattcaaaacaaaCCAAAAACAATAAGTTGGGCAACCCCAACTTATTACTTTTTGAATTAAAAGTTATTTCTACTGAAAAACCGCTTTTTTTTTAGGTCAATCCAAACGGACTCAATCAATCTCCAAAACTATTAGTACTACTATATTCGAGGGTGTCTAAATAAAAGATTGTGTAGATTGCAATTATATATGTACAGAAGGACGTGCAAATTGACAAATATGGTGTGCATTAATTATTTCAAAGCTTATGGGTCTCATCTATTTGGTCCACCAAATATTGATGTTAAAGGACCACCAAAAGACACAATTTGAATTTGGGCGAAAGAGCATGAGAGTCCTTTTATATGTttattatcaaaattcaaaagtTATCACCTATGCCCTCTCACTCTCACTATCTTTTGTCCCCTTTAGTTGTCAATTGCATTAATATGGTAGCAAATATATAGCCATTTCTGTTGACTCAGACCACCCAATCCTGTTTAAATAAACACTACTAGACTGTTTTCTATATAGTACCTCGTGGCTAGCTAGTTGGCTCATTACATTTCATGCACCTAACAAAGTAACAAATAACAATTACTTCCTCTCTAAAATGTCTAACTACTGTGAAAAAAGGGATATAATCAAAACTAGGTGTAAAAATCTGACTCAAGAAATGTCTTCCTTAACACGTAGCAAACTTTGGTTAATTTTAGCAGGTTTGAGAATGTAATTATATTAACCTTGAGTGCATGCGCTTATGATAATTTCAGAATCAGTTGATTGATAGATGCGTAGGTGAAATTAAATAAAGTGGCCATCTGCCTAAGGGAAAATTATTTCTTACACtacgtaaaaaaaaaaagactttctaTATGCAAGTGAAGGAAAAAAATAGAAGACTTGTCGAATAGACACCTCAAACATACAGAAAAGAGGTAGGAAAATTAACCAAAcaccatttattatttgttgCACAGTATATTTTGAGACTCATAAATCACATGCAATTTTCTGCATGTAAGCATCTTTACATCTCTTCCATAATATGCCTTAGCGGCGGCAAAatggtttttaaaaaaatttgatccacccatattattcattaaaaatgGATTGGATAataaacgggtcaaatatggataataaccacattatccacttagaaaatgaataattaatggataactaatgaatttaacttttatatttgtaaaacctcaaattgggggttcctcaagtttgggagactaggaattcttccaaaagtgatcatattcaaaaagccatggataatatggatatccgtATTATCCGTCAGctaacccgttttttatccgtattaaatatgggttggatcggataatttatccattttttgcATTATCCATTTTCGACATACCCATATTTGATCTGACCCGCCCATTTGTCACCTCTTAATATGTATATAAGATCAAATTAAAGTTGGTGAAGGAACTGCTTTCTTTAGTCGGCCTTTATCTTCGAACAACAACCTAGTGTAATCCCTCAAGTAGGGTGTCACAAcgcaaaatctaaccatggtcgtgatggcgcctatcatgttacaaggcaagcctattttccAAAGTATTACTACTAAattgattataagaatttaataaaatatttgaatttttttttcataaactaaatcaactctaaatataattatagaaaatacggaaacgagccccaaatatcggggtgttactaagtcatgagcatctaaaactatgaactaggATATataactgtctaactgtcaatacagtctCAAAAGAagaatgataaaaggagtaacaaggtcatgCGGACGCTAACAgttaccttgcagtctccaaagatagccggcctgaactcaacgatcgccgccttctaagttctaactcacctggatctgcacataaagtgtacggtgtagtatgagtacaaccgactctgtagtaacagaaataattaaggaactgagcagtagtgatgagctaagcagaataatccaattattatttccacaattaagtacaaacagtAATAGAtaggtaatttcataaatcagtaaaactacaaggaaaattaacaggtaaatgcagcaacatcaaaagtaaatacaacctcacagcaatgtcactccatcactcaacactcacactcagcactcaacgctcaacactctgcgctcactgggggtatgtacagacttcggaggggctcccaaagcccaagagctaagcacagacaactcacgtgccatcatatcaatacctgaatctgcacggtcaactcacgtactacgcggataactcacgcgctatggtatcaatacctggacccgcacagtCAACTCACTTGCGTGCTCTCTTTATTCTATAGATGCGCTCCTGGGAAGGGAAGGGGTAGTGGCCCTCTACTTAAGGCGGTTGGGTTGGGCATAATGCTGTCATTCGCTGCTAcgcagacaactcacgcgctatggtattaatatcctcacaaccaggccaccgacctcactcaatcatgtacctcactagcctcgccatcatcaacaaataagggaacacagcccacatcaagtatcacaacatattagcaaataatagagactgaggtaaacatgtacaataatttctatgactgagtacaaataatgtgagcatgaataaagcctaagcatgatctctaacatgaaggcggacaagttcaacaacaagtaactacgtaaactcagatgatggccatgaggcctcacgagacggaccaagtctcaatccctcgaggtatacacccacacgcccgtcaccgcGTGGGTATCACCttcaaacagtcacacgatatcaaattctccgggttataccatcaaagccagagttaaaattgttacttaccttaacaacgtaaaatcctattccgggatgccctcgtctctggactcggtctccaaaagctccgaatctaaccaaaaatcagaatactactatcaacatagtctaaataaccgaattccacaataaaaactacataaatatgctaaaaatccgaaatcggtCAAAACccgacccacgtctcgaaattagtcaaaaatgacagaataataaacctcgtcctctcccgagtctaaccatataaattcaTTAAAATCGGACtccatttggtccctcaaatcttcacttaaactctccaaaactcaaaccctaactccctcaatttcactttgaaatcatcaatcaaatcccaaaaacgaagatggattcatgaaatataattaaaactgagtatagaacacttaccccaatccttatggtgaaaatcgcccccaaaattgcctaaatccgagctccccaactcaaaatatgaccgaatgaacaaaccctcattttatattttttttgccaGCTATTCTGCCTCGCTTCTATTGTCAAACGATCCTGAAACTCgttttttatgcctccaatggatttcttgtgaaattctagtcaagttaggcttttgaatcactcaatttgaccttataatgaatgaGATATGTTGGTTTTAATATTTTCAAATGGTGCAGATTTTTAACTACGAATTCGGTGACAATTTCGTAATTATTCTGAAAAATTTGGCAAcccatttttttttgtaaaatgaccataaattcctcatacgatgctCAAATTCGATGATGCTTTTTtttatggctccgtaattacgatacggatctaatgcttcaatcaaaatagatatcggagctcatttgcttaatgtggtaccatttttGCTGGAAGAAATGACGTCGaaatataagaaaaacgagcaCAACGCAGCCCAAACttatctgaaacttacccgaacTCATCGAGATCCCGTACGAACATACTAACAGGTCCCATAACATAACGCATAccaactcaaggcctcaaatcatgcataacaacatttaAACGACGAAACGCGTCTCAAAACAAACTAAATGAACTTTCGACTTccaaaaactcgcgccgaaacatatcaaatcaactcgaaactaactcaaattatgcacacacgtcacaaatgacactacgaacctactccaacttctggagttccattccgaccccgatacctaatttttcactgccggccaaaatcgccaaatttctaactttcgccaattcaagcctaattctaccactgacctccaaattacatttcggacacactcctaagtctaaaatcacccaacgaagctaaccgaatcataaaaatccaagtccgaactcgtttactcataagtcaacttccggttgacttttctaacttagctttctaactaagagactaagtgtctcatttcactccaaaactactctgaACCCAAACCTACCGACTCGATACAA
Encoded proteins:
- the LOC104095648 gene encoding protein ROOT PRIMORDIUM DEFECTIVE 1 gives rise to the protein MHIFLKISTKLLQSKSKPFNSLTWIPPLFLQSTKQMSQSTSIPRNQQRVRDHGYDDYMEIEKKIRKVMKFQEQLLTQTNSMIPISRLDMLARRFGFKQYEAGKFILKFPHVFEVFEHPVQRILYCRLTHKALLQIEQEKLALLAQLPEAVTRLRKLLMLSNTGRLRLEHVRIARKEFGLPDDFEFSVVLKYPMYFRLFDAKETRNKYIEVVEKDPMLAVCAVERVREKEYREKGGEEENVRFYFRVNFPPGFKIGKYYKIAVWKWQRLPYWSPYEDISGYDLRSLEAQKRMEKRAVATIHELLSLTVEKKITLERIAHFRLAMDLPKKLKDFLLQHQGIFYISTRGNQGKLHTVFLREAYRKGELIEPNDLYLARRRLAELVLMSPRKANMDKELVNYRRRGDDDEIAAVRRDNVENEGDHSTVQETVSEDEEREESVDYDDDCSSDSKYTDEEDSGDDVTDDLGKETS